In Quercus robur chromosome 11, dhQueRobu3.1, whole genome shotgun sequence, the following proteins share a genomic window:
- the LOC126706104 gene encoding probable prolyl 4-hydroxylase 9 has product MKVKSKRSKTNLGLPIVVLLCLLFLLAGFFGSMILSQDVPRATVIPRLRTLEFVEEVNEDGSMPHGRTGVASVESIPFQILSWKPRALYFPNFATAEQCETIIKIAKANLKPSLLALRKGETAESTKGTRTSSGTFISSSEDKTGVLALIEEKISRATMIPRNHGESFNVLRYELGQKYDSHYDAFNPSEYGPQQSQRVASFLLYLSNVEEGGETMFPFENNSNKGTGYDYKKCIGLKVKPRQGDGLLFYSVFPNGTIDGTSLHGSCPVIKGEKWVATKWIRDQEQDDDF; this is encoded by the exons atgAAAGTGAAATCGAAGAGATCGAAAACCAATTTAGGTTTACCAATCGTTGTTCTCTTATGTTTACTCTTTCTTCTCGCTGGTTTCTTCGGTTCCATGATTCTCTCTCag GATGTGCCTAGGGCTACGGTTATACCGAGGTTGAGGACGCTTGAATTTGTCGAGGAAGTCAACGAGGATGGTTCGATGCCGCATGGCCGAACTGGAGTAGCTTCTGTTGAATCAATTCCTTTTCAG ATTTTGAGCTGGAAACCACGAGCTTTATATTTCCCAAATTTTGCAACAGCAGAACAATGCGAAACCATAATTAAAATCGCAAAGGCAAACCTTAAACCCTCACTATTGGCTTTGCGAAAGGGGGAGACTGCTGAGAGCACTAAGGGTACGAGGACAAG CTCAGGCACATTTATTAGCTCATCAGAAGACAAAACTGGAGTCCTGGCTCTTATTGAGGAAAAAATTTCTCGGGCTACAATGATTCCAAGAAACCATGGAGAG TCATTCAATGTGTTGCGGTATGAACTTGGGCAGAAGTATGATTCCCATTATGATGCATTCAACCCTTCTGAATATGGCCCACAACAGAGCCAAAGG GTCGCTTCCTTCTTGTTGTATTTATCAAATGTAGAAGAAGGTGGAGAAACCATGTTTCCGTTTGAG AATAACTCAAATAAGGGGACGGGCTATGATTACAAAAAGTGTATAGGTTTGAAAGTGAAGCCACGGCAAGGGGATGGACTTCTATTTTATTCAGTGTTTCCAAATGGCACAATTGATGGg ACATCTCTTCATGGAAGCTGTCCAGTGATCAAAGGGGAGAAATGGGTGGCCACAAAGTGGATCAGAGATCAAGAACaagatgatgacttttaa
- the LOC126704967 gene encoding uncharacterized protein LOC126704967 yields the protein MKEEEGRCIAALEAFNVADKRINKLKNKLTEAKREKKSVEATLEGAERQVEGPRRQLHQTEDQLATAKEQIAVLKKKLEEAEKAKDQAKQDGYDVGVAETKETLRAEVSEDPLKENEVPPRMEIVLATLPVPAIGGLNNKDQGSSEAALSQSTKTPPKDKIVIKKK from the exons atgaaagaagaagaagggaggTGCATTGCGGCCTTGGAGGCCTTTAATGTAGCCGACAAAAGGATAAACAAGCTGAAAAACAAACTGACAGAGgcaaaaagggaaaagaagagtGTTGAAGCCACCTTGGAAGGGGCTGAAAGGCAGGTTGAGGGTCCACGGAGGCAACTTCACCAGACCGAAGACCAGCTGGCCACTGCCAAGGAGCAAATTGCggtcttaaaaaagaaattggaagAGGCCGAAAAAGCTAAGGACCAGGCCAAGCAGGACGGCTATGACGTAGGGGTGGCAGAGACCAAAGAGACCCTTAGGGCTGAGGTTTCGGAG GATCCCCTTAAAGAGAACGAGGTACCTCCCAGGATGGAGATTGTTCTTGCAACTCTTCCAGTGCCTGCTATAGGTGGCCTCAACAATAAAGACCAAGGATCCTCGGAGGCAGCACTCTCCCAATCTACCAAGACCCCACCAAAGGATAAGATTGTAATAAAGAAGAAGTAG
- the LOC126705843 gene encoding uncharacterized protein LOC126705843: MSKAKILLLSSFSEAKGVERHFSKLAGAHRQEKSRQAVSSGGKIDDSSCWIPHPRTGIYFPQGHDWVMDDVREGAASFNQNYWMRDVDGVEKPDASIPPDQYYTNS, encoded by the exons ATGTCAAAAGCAAAGATCCTTCTTCTTAG TTCATTCAGCGAAGCTAAGGGAGTAGAGCGCCATTTCAGCAAGCTTGCAGGAGCACATAGACAAGAAAAATCAAGACAAGCAGTGAGTAGTGGTGGCAAGATTGATGATTCATCATGCTGGATTCCACATCCACGTACAGGGATATACTTCCCACAAGGCCATGATTGGGTTATGGATGATGTTAGGGAAGGTGCGGCTTCTTTCAATCAGAACTACTGGATGAGGGATGTTGATGGTGTTGAAAAGCCAGATGCTAGTATTCCACCTGATCAATATTACACAAATTcttaa